In a single window of the Orenia metallireducens genome:
- a CDS encoding TrkH family potassium uptake protein, whose product MKRRLSIHNLTPAQVLSLGYLVVILLGAILLTLPIATTNGEGMNFLDSVFTATSATAVTGLIVENTSTFFTMFGQIVILCLIQIGGLGIMSMSTLFALLLGKKITLRERLIIQQDLDQFELSGIIRIVKYVIGVTFIIEGIGAFILFIRFLFDMPAGKALYFGIFHSISAFNNAGFDIFGNSLENFTGDIVVNLVITSLIILGGIGFAVIAEVYSGKKFKNFSLQTKLVLSVTAILLVVGTIVSFVLEYSNPATIGNLPLGDKIIASYFLAVTPRTAGFNTVPTGALRGSTIFFTIILMFIGASPGSTGGGVKTTTFGALVAVLYSRATGRDDIEIFKRRLGKETIYNALSIVLIALLLVVTVTMVLTITEDGEFLDLFFEAVSAFGTVGLSTGLTGSLSIIGRIVIILTMFAGRVGPLTIALAVGERKDKVNIRYPKEKILVG is encoded by the coding sequence ATGAAGAGAAGGTTGAGTATCCATAATCTAACTCCAGCTCAGGTACTATCCTTGGGTTATTTGGTTGTAATACTGTTAGGTGCTATACTACTAACTTTACCTATAGCAACAACAAATGGTGAGGGCATGAACTTCTTAGATTCAGTCTTTACAGCTACTTCTGCTACAGCTGTAACAGGATTGATTGTTGAGAATACAAGTACCTTCTTTACTATGTTTGGGCAGATAGTAATTTTATGTTTGATTCAGATTGGTGGATTGGGAATTATGTCTATGTCTACTTTATTTGCTCTTTTATTAGGGAAGAAGATTACTTTAAGAGAGAGATTAATCATTCAACAGGACTTAGATCAGTTTGAACTATCAGGGATTATTAGGATAGTAAAGTATGTAATTGGTGTAACCTTTATTATTGAAGGTATAGGTGCATTTATCTTATTTATTAGATTCTTATTTGATATGCCAGCAGGAAAGGCTTTGTATTTTGGTATCTTCCATTCAATTTCTGCTTTTAATAATGCTGGATTTGATATCTTTGGTAATAGTTTGGAGAACTTCACAGGTGATATTGTTGTTAACTTGGTAATTACATCTTTAATTATTTTAGGTGGAATTGGATTTGCTGTGATTGCAGAGGTCTATTCAGGTAAAAAGTTTAAAAATTTTTCATTGCAGACCAAACTGGTATTGAGTGTAACAGCGATTTTACTTGTTGTAGGAACTATTGTCTCTTTTGTTTTAGAGTATTCTAATCCAGCAACTATAGGAAATCTGCCTTTAGGAGATAAGATTATAGCTTCTTACTTCTTAGCAGTTACTCCAAGAACGGCTGGATTTAATACCGTTCCAACAGGTGCTCTAAGAGGTTCTACAATATTCTTTACGATTATTTTGATGTTTATTGGTGCTAGTCCAGGGTCAACTGGTGGTGGAGTTAAGACCACCACCTTTGGAGCTTTAGTTGCTGTATTATACTCTAGAGCAACTGGTAGAGATGATATTGAAATCTTTAAGAGAAGGCTAGGAAAAGAGACTATTTACAATGCCTTGTCTATTGTATTGATTGCCTTATTATTGGTAGTAACAGTGACTATGGTCTTAACCATAACTGAAGATGGAGAGTTTTTAGACTTATTCTTTGAAGCAGTCTCAGCCTTTGGTACTGTTGGATTATCTACTGGGTTAACTGGTAGCCTATCAATTATAGGTAGGATTGTAATAATTTTGACTATGTTTGCAGGTAGAGTTGGTCCATTGACGATTGCTTTGGCTGTTGGTGAAAGAAAGGATAAAGTTAATATTAGATATCCAAAAGAGAAGATTTTAGTTGGCTAA
- a CDS encoding TrkH family potassium uptake protein, protein MLAKTKWLTPARFLTMGYLIVISIGAFLLSLPMATVNGQGLNLVDALFTATSATAVTGLIVVDTATYLTRFGQTVVLVLIQIGGFGFMTTSTLFALLLGRKITFRERIIIREELNHFSLSGVIKLVRYVIVLTLAIELSGALLLFFNFKNSLPVSQAIFFSIFHAISAFCNAGFALFSNSLENFTRNYYINFVITILFILGGLGFAVIADLYQKRKFKSLSLNSKLVLVTTLFLILIGTVGIFLLELPNPDTFGQLTLKDELISAYFQGVTPRTAGFNTIPIGKLTQGSLFLIIILMFIGASPGSTGGGLKTTTIGVLIVTTYSLIIGKQDVELFKRRLSQITVYKALAVTIVSLLVIIMATLILSITEQFDFLHVFFETVSAYATVGLSTGITGDLSTIGRILITIIMFTGRVGPLTLAMALGEREKNNKIRYPEEKILIG, encoded by the coding sequence ATTCTTGCAAAGACAAAGTGGCTAACTCCAGCTCGTTTTTTGACTATGGGTTATCTGATAGTCATCAGTATAGGGGCTTTTTTATTATCATTGCCAATGGCTACAGTAAATGGACAGGGTTTGAATTTAGTTGATGCATTATTTACAGCTACTTCGGCTACAGCTGTAACTGGGTTAATAGTAGTTGATACTGCTACTTATCTGACTCGTTTTGGACAGACTGTGGTATTGGTGCTGATTCAGATTGGTGGTTTTGGTTTTATGACTACATCTACGTTATTTGCATTATTATTAGGGAGAAAGATTACTTTTAGAGAGAGAATAATTATTAGAGAGGAGTTGAACCATTTTAGCTTATCAGGAGTTATTAAGTTGGTTCGTTATGTGATTGTATTGACTCTAGCCATTGAGTTAAGTGGTGCACTATTACTCTTTTTTAACTTTAAAAATTCATTACCGGTTTCTCAGGCGATTTTCTTCTCTATCTTTCATGCTATTTCTGCCTTCTGTAATGCAGGATTTGCACTATTTAGTAATAGTTTAGAGAATTTCACTAGAAATTACTATATCAATTTTGTGATAACTATCTTATTTATCTTAGGTGGACTTGGCTTTGCTGTTATTGCTGATTTGTATCAAAAGAGAAAATTTAAATCTTTATCATTAAATAGTAAGCTAGTATTAGTAACTACTCTATTTTTGATTTTAATTGGTACTGTAGGTATCTTTCTATTAGAGCTACCTAATCCTGATACCTTTGGACAGTTAACTTTAAAAGATGAACTAATCTCTGCATATTTTCAAGGGGTTACTCCTAGAACAGCAGGTTTTAATACAATTCCAATAGGTAAGCTAACCCAAGGGAGTTTATTCTTAATTATTATATTAATGTTTATTGGAGCCTCACCTGGTTCAACAGGAGGAGGATTAAAGACGACTACAATTGGGGTATTAATAGTTACTACATATTCACTAATAATAGGTAAGCAAGATGTAGAGTTATTTAAGAGGAGGTTATCTCAGATTACAGTTTATAAGGCTCTAGCAGTAACGATAGTCTCTTTATTGGTAATTATCATGGCAACTTTAATCTTATCAATTACTGAGCAATTTGATTTTCTCCATGTATTTTTTGAAACGGTATCTGCTTATGCTACAGTTGGTCTATCTACAGGGATAACTGGGGATTTAAGTACTATTGGGAGGATTTTAATTACTATTATAATGTTTACTGGACGAGTAGGACCATTGACTTTGGCTATGGCACTTGGAGAGAGAGAGAAGAACAATAAGATTAGATATCCAGAGGAGAAGATATTAATTGGATAG
- the pssA gene encoding CDP-diacylglycerol--serine O-phosphatidyltransferase, producing MNRIEKRFVIPNIITGANMLLGFLSIIMSFQGDLLKASWLIVMAMVADGLDGKTARALDGFSEFGKEFDSFCDAVSFGMAPGILIYSILMEQVALKELIIPLSFLYLLCGVLRLVKFNIITEASKDKADFIGMPIPTAAGLLASYNIFSNAVWGELVQINLFLILAFFVSILMVSAITFKSISKTFKVLDSKGLLALLILVAVFAKYLLFPFGLSYFLVNSFNFIKEKRFTSKEEVS from the coding sequence ATGAATAGGATAGAGAAGAGATTTGTTATTCCTAATATTATAACTGGGGCAAATATGTTGCTTGGGTTTTTGAGTATAATCATGTCCTTTCAAGGTGATTTGTTAAAGGCATCTTGGTTGATAGTTATGGCTATGGTGGCAGATGGATTAGATGGTAAGACGGCAAGAGCCTTAGATGGTTTTAGTGAATTTGGTAAGGAATTTGATTCTTTTTGTGATGCTGTCTCTTTTGGTATGGCACCTGGAATTTTGATATACTCTATATTAATGGAGCAGGTGGCATTAAAAGAGCTAATTATACCTCTTTCTTTTTTATATCTTCTCTGTGGGGTATTAAGGTTAGTCAAATTCAATATTATAACAGAGGCATCAAAGGATAAAGCTGATTTTATAGGGATGCCTATTCCTACTGCAGCAGGCTTACTTGCTTCTTATAATATCTTTTCTAATGCAGTTTGGGGTGAATTAGTTCAAATAAATCTATTTTTGATTTTGGCATTCTTTGTTTCTATACTTATGGTCAGCGCGATAACCTTTAAAAGTATCTCTAAAACCTTTAAAGTACTAGATTCTAAAGGGCTACTGGCTTTATTGATACTTGTTGCTGTATTTGCAAAATATCTACTATTTCCTTTTGGATTATCCTACTTCTTGGTTAATAGCTTTAACTTTATAAAAGAGAAGAGGTTTACTTCAAAAGAAGAAGTGAGTTAA
- a CDS encoding TrmH family RNA methyltransferase, whose amino-acid sequence MRISSFTNDRIKYLRSLYRTKYIRQESKFVLEGVRIVEEAIKEDVNIEQVFYSEYLMRNQRGEELLADLRETGAEILEVDDEIIQKVADTESPQGILAIVEQVDYNLTDILTGDNKLILIVDQVQDPGNLGTIIRTADAAGVDGVITTKGTVSLYNQKTIRATMGSLFRMPVYWASDLKELKNILDDSGVKVVVGDINGDKYHFEVDCSSSTAIVVGNEGTGPRDELIEFADQLIKIPLVGDAESLNVAMAAGIMVYEAVRQRIVTNN is encoded by the coding sequence ATGAGAATATCTAGTTTTACAAATGATAGAATTAAATATTTACGTTCTTTATATCGTACTAAGTATATTAGACAAGAGAGCAAATTTGTTTTAGAAGGTGTTAGAATTGTCGAAGAAGCAATTAAGGAAGATGTAAATATAGAGCAGGTTTTTTATTCAGAGTATCTAATGAGAAATCAGCGTGGAGAAGAATTATTAGCTGATTTAAGAGAGACTGGCGCAGAGATATTAGAAGTTGATGATGAGATTATTCAAAAGGTTGCTGATACAGAAAGTCCTCAAGGTATATTGGCTATTGTAGAACAAGTTGACTATAATCTAACTGATATATTAACAGGAGATAATAAGCTAATATTGATAGTTGATCAAGTGCAAGACCCAGGTAATTTGGGGACAATCATTAGAACTGCTGATGCAGCAGGGGTAGATGGTGTGATTACTACTAAAGGAACCGTAAGCCTTTATAATCAGAAGACTATTCGGGCTACAATGGGTTCTTTATTTAGAATGCCTGTTTATTGGGCAAGTGACCTAAAGGAATTAAAGAACATCTTAGATGATAGTGGTGTTAAGGTCGTTGTTGGTGATATCAATGGTGATAAGTATCACTTTGAGGTTGATTGCTCATCTTCTACAGCGATTGTTGTAGGAAACGAAGGAACTGGTCCAAGGGATGAACTGATAGAATTTGCTGACCAGCTAATTAAAATACCTTTAGTTGGTGATGCTGAATCCTTGAATGTAGCTATGGCTGCAGGGATAATGGTCTATGAGGCTGTTAGGCAGAGAATAGTTACTAATAACTAG
- a CDS encoding phosphatidylserine decarboxylase family protein — translation MKKFWISNLMKQLVPTLIIDLLLWFGFIKLESKLLLTLAILGILFACFSIWFFRNPKRNVPDLPNSLISPADGKIVAIKKEKDNFFFEGREVTRISIFLNVFNVHINRIPIDGEIVYENYNHGKFINAFSEKASLDNEQNMIGIKTKHGNILVKQIAGLIARRIIAVKGLGDEVKQGQIYGMIKFGSRTDILIEEDINIKVNIGDKVKGGETIIGDFYE, via the coding sequence ATGAAAAAATTTTGGATTAGTAATTTAATGAAACAATTAGTACCTACATTGATAATCGATTTATTATTATGGTTTGGATTTATTAAATTGGAGAGTAAGCTATTATTAACTTTAGCAATTTTGGGAATTTTATTTGCTTGCTTCTCTATCTGGTTCTTTAGAAACCCTAAGAGGAATGTACCAGACCTTCCTAATTCTCTAATATCTCCTGCAGATGGAAAGATAGTAGCGATAAAGAAGGAGAAGGATAATTTCTTTTTTGAAGGTAGAGAAGTAACACGTATTAGTATTTTTCTAAATGTCTTTAACGTACACATTAATCGAATTCCAATTGATGGAGAGATAGTTTATGAAAATTATAATCATGGTAAATTTATAAATGCTTTTAGTGAAAAAGCATCCTTAGATAATGAACAGAATATGATAGGGATAAAAACAAAGCATGGAAATATATTAGTTAAACAGATAGCAGGACTTATTGCTAGAAGAATTATAGCTGTTAAAGGATTGGGCGATGAGGTTAAGCAAGGTCAGATTTATGGTATGATTAAATTTGGCTCTAGAACTGATATTTTAATTGAAGAGGATATCAATATCAAAGTTAATATAGGTGACAAAGTAAAAGGTGGCGAAACAATAATAGGTGATTTCTATGAATAG
- a CDS encoding potassium channel family protein, producing the protein MRQFIVVGLGRFGYSVAKTLANKHYDVLAIDTDEEKVQEISNIVTHAVQADATDEDALKTLGVSNFDVAVVSIGENIHANILATLILKELGVKSVVVKAKDQLHGKVLSKVGADRIVYPERDMGMRIANNLISSNVLEYIELAPNYSVVEIAADDNMYNKNLLDLQLRSRFGVNVMAIRSRDGINISPRAETEIKAGDTLIVMGDNDSLDELRKM; encoded by the coding sequence TTGAGGCAGTTTATAGTTGTTGGTTTAGGGAGATTTGGATATAGTGTTGCCAAAACTTTAGCTAATAAGCATTATGATGTTTTAGCGATTGATACTGATGAAGAGAAGGTGCAAGAGATAAGTAATATAGTAACTCATGCTGTCCAAGCAGATGCTACTGATGAAGATGCTCTAAAGACTTTAGGGGTTAGCAATTTTGATGTAGCAGTAGTTAGTATCGGTGAGAATATCCATGCAAATATCTTAGCTACCTTGATTTTAAAGGAGTTAGGTGTAAAGAGTGTTGTTGTTAAAGCTAAAGATCAGCTACATGGGAAGGTATTAAGTAAGGTTGGAGCAGACAGAATTGTCTATCCAGAGAGGGATATGGGAATGAGGATAGCAAATAATTTAATTTCTTCTAATGTTTTAGAGTATATAGAATTGGCTCCTAACTATAGTGTTGTGGAGATTGCAGCTGATGATAATATGTATAATAAGAATCTATTGGATTTACAGTTAAGGAGCCGCTTTGGAGTTAATGTTATGGCAATTAGGAGTAGAGATGGTATAAATATCTCACCACGAGCTGAAACTGAAATTAAAGCTGGTGATACTTTAATAGTGATGGGTGATAATGATAGCCTTGATGAATTAAGGAAGATGTAG
- the pheS gene encoding phenylalanine--tRNA ligase subunit alpha, which produces MEEKIRGLQQEAIDAIKAVDNLESLEELRIKYLGKKGELTQILRGMGSLSAEERPVVGKLVNVVKGELNKLLSEKETTLKELAKQERLKSEGIDVTLPGQRRKLGKQHPLTLAFNEIKELFLGLGFEIAEGPEVEKDYYNFEALNFPANHPARDMQDTFYVGGDILLRTHTSGVQVRTMEKTEPPIRVIAPGRVYRSDEVDATHSPVFHQVEGLMIDKDISFANLKAILIKVVHELFGEEREVRFRPSYFPFTEPSAEVDVSCASCGGEGCRICSGTGWLEILGSGMVHPNVLEMSGIDSEEYSGFAFGIGVERIAMLKYGIDDMRLLYENDIRFLEQF; this is translated from the coding sequence ATGGAAGAGAAGATAAGAGGTTTGCAACAAGAAGCGATTGATGCAATTAAAGCTGTTGATAACCTAGAAAGTTTAGAAGAATTAAGAATTAAGTACTTAGGTAAAAAGGGAGAGTTGACCCAGATCCTAAGAGGAATGGGTAGTTTGTCTGCAGAAGAGAGACCAGTAGTTGGTAAGCTAGTTAATGTAGTTAAAGGTGAGTTAAATAAGCTCCTTAGTGAAAAAGAAACTACTTTAAAAGAACTTGCTAAACAGGAACGTTTGAAATCGGAAGGTATCGATGTTACATTACCAGGTCAAAGAAGAAAGCTAGGAAAGCAACATCCGTTAACTTTAGCTTTTAATGAGATTAAAGAATTGTTCTTAGGTTTAGGCTTTGAAATTGCTGAAGGACCTGAAGTAGAGAAGGATTATTATAACTTTGAGGCTTTAAACTTTCCTGCAAATCATCCAGCAAGGGATATGCAAGATACTTTTTATGTGGGTGGAGATATATTATTAAGAACTCATACCTCTGGTGTACAGGTTAGAACTATGGAAAAGACTGAACCACCAATTAGAGTAATTGCACCAGGTAGAGTTTATCGTTCAGATGAGGTAGATGCTACTCATAGCCCAGTATTCCATCAAGTTGAAGGTTTAATGATAGATAAGGATATATCCTTTGCTAATTTAAAGGCGATATTAATTAAGGTTGTACATGAGCTATTTGGTGAAGAGAGAGAGGTTAGATTTAGACCAAGTTACTTCCCATTTACTGAGCCAAGTGCTGAGGTTGATGTGTCTTGTGCTAGTTGTGGTGGAGAAGGATGTAGAATTTGCTCTGGTACAGGTTGGTTAGAGATTTTAGGTTCGGGGATGGTTCATCCCAATGTATTGGAGATGTCAGGAATAGACTCAGAAGAGTATAGTGGATTTGCTTTTGGTATTGGGGTAGAGCGAATTGCTATGTTGAAGTATGGAATTGATGATATGAGATTATTATATGAGAATGATATTAGATTTTTAGAGCAGTTTTAA
- the pheT gene encoding phenylalanine--tRNA ligase subunit beta — translation MKVSYKWLKEYVDFDYTPEELAEKLTLAGLEVDGIEYKGREIQDIVVGQIKEKVSHENADKLSVCKVDVGQDEELQIVCGAKNMDVGDKVPVALVGTTMPNGMKIKKAKLRGVTSFGMMCSTNELELPDDGVDGLFILPEKVNVGNKLVDELGIDDIVIELDLTPNFAHSLSMIGVAREVSAITGNELKLPTAEVTEIEEEINDWVKIEVEDNELCPRYAGRVITGVEVKDSPLWLKKRLEAAGVRPINNIVDVTNFILMELGQPLHAFDYSKLEGNKVVVRTAKAGEKLITLDDEERNLTEDMLVIADAKKAVCIAGVMGGANSEVTDETTTIFLESANFNPVSVRKTSKKLGIHSDASHRFERGVDINIVELALDRAAQLIAELSGGQVIKGKQDIYPVPFEERVIKVRPRRVSKLLGAEFAKVRIKTLLEKLHFEVEDMGDVLAVKVPAFRVDVEQEIDLVEEIARLYGYDKIEATQPSGDITQGKKTWKQKVEDKTRELLASLGLLEVHNYSFINPDFFNKINLPEDSSLRKTVQLSNPIGYEYSVMRTSLLPGILENVSFNINRNAENVALFELGKVFIPVDNKELPLEKIQLTGAAMNKYLRDPWNLNAPGFFYLKGILEEYFDVLGVNNVEFITGEHPTLHPGRTAQVKIKGEVVGYLGELHPDVQENYKLEERVTIFELEFSSIIDNATFDREYVSLPKYPASTRDIALLVEEKLNSKDIKDIIIKLGKDILESVELFDLYQGEQVPEGYKSLAYSLIYRRADRTLTDKEVNEVQAKIEEELYNKLGAKIRE, via the coding sequence ATGAAGGTTTCATATAAATGGTTGAAGGAATATGTAGATTTTGATTATACACCAGAAGAGTTGGCTGAAAAGTTGACTTTAGCTGGATTAGAGGTTGATGGTATTGAATATAAAGGAAGAGAGATTCAGGATATAGTAGTAGGGCAGATAAAGGAGAAGGTTTCTCATGAGAATGCTGATAAATTATCGGTCTGTAAGGTCGATGTAGGTCAAGATGAAGAGTTGCAGATAGTCTGTGGTGCTAAGAATATGGATGTTGGTGATAAGGTTCCTGTAGCATTGGTTGGAACAACTATGCCAAATGGTATGAAAATCAAGAAGGCTAAGCTAAGAGGTGTAACATCCTTTGGAATGATGTGCTCTACTAATGAGTTGGAGCTTCCTGATGATGGAGTAGATGGTCTATTTATTTTACCGGAGAAAGTTAATGTAGGTAATAAGTTGGTTGATGAGCTTGGTATTGATGATATAGTTATTGAATTAGATTTAACACCTAACTTTGCCCACTCTTTAAGTATGATTGGAGTGGCAAGGGAGGTTTCGGCAATAACAGGTAATGAATTAAAGTTACCTACAGCAGAAGTTACAGAGATAGAAGAGGAGATTAATGATTGGGTTAAGATAGAGGTTGAAGATAATGAGCTCTGTCCTCGTTATGCAGGTAGAGTAATTACCGGTGTAGAGGTAAAAGATTCACCGTTATGGTTAAAGAAGAGATTGGAAGCTGCAGGAGTTAGACCTATCAATAATATCGTTGATGTAACTAACTTTATTTTAATGGAGCTAGGTCAGCCATTACATGCCTTTGATTACTCTAAATTAGAAGGAAATAAGGTTGTAGTTAGAACTGCTAAAGCTGGAGAGAAACTGATTACTCTAGATGATGAAGAGAGAAATCTAACTGAGGATATGCTAGTGATTGCAGATGCTAAAAAGGCAGTCTGTATAGCAGGAGTAATGGGTGGAGCTAATAGTGAAGTAACAGATGAGACTACTACAATCTTTTTAGAGAGTGCTAACTTCAATCCAGTATCTGTCCGAAAAACATCAAAGAAATTAGGTATACATAGTGATGCATCTCACCGATTTGAAAGAGGTGTTGATATTAATATAGTAGAACTGGCTTTAGATAGAGCTGCTCAATTGATTGCAGAGCTAAGTGGTGGTCAAGTAATTAAAGGTAAGCAAGACATCTATCCTGTACCTTTTGAGGAAAGAGTTATCAAGGTTAGACCAAGAAGGGTAAGTAAGCTATTAGGTGCAGAGTTTGCTAAGGTTAGAATCAAGACCTTATTAGAGAAGCTACACTTTGAAGTTGAGGATATGGGAGATGTATTAGCAGTTAAAGTTCCAGCTTTTCGTGTAGATGTAGAGCAAGAGATTGACTTGGTTGAAGAGATAGCTAGATTATATGGATATGATAAGATAGAAGCTACACAACCAAGTGGGGATATCACTCAAGGTAAGAAGACTTGGAAGCAGAAAGTTGAGGATAAGACTAGAGAGCTATTAGCTAGTTTAGGGTTATTAGAAGTACATAATTACTCTTTTATAAATCCTGATTTCTTCAATAAAATTAACTTACCTGAAGATTCTTCTTTAAGAAAAACAGTTCAATTGAGTAATCCTATCGGTTATGAATATAGTGTGATGAGAACATCATTACTACCAGGAATTTTAGAGAATGTCTCTTTCAATATTAATCGTAATGCTGAGAATGTAGCTTTATTTGAATTGGGGAAAGTATTTATTCCTGTAGATAATAAAGAGTTGCCTCTAGAGAAGATACAATTAACAGGGGCTGCTATGAATAAATATTTAAGAGACCCTTGGAATTTAAATGCACCAGGTTTCTTCTATTTGAAAGGGATATTAGAAGAGTACTTTGATGTTTTAGGAGTAAATAATGTAGAATTTATCACTGGAGAGCATCCAACACTCCATCCAGGAAGAACAGCTCAAGTTAAGATAAAGGGCGAAGTAGTTGGATACTTAGGGGAATTACACCCTGATGTCCAAGAGAATTACAAGTTGGAAGAGAGAGTTACAATCTTTGAGCTAGAATTCTCTTCGATTATAGATAATGCTACTTTTGATAGAGAGTATGTATCATTACCTAAGTATCCTGCTTCAACTAGAGATATTGCATTATTAGTAGAAGAAAAGTTAAATAGTAAAGATATTAAAGATATTATAATAAAATTAGGTAAGGATATTTTAGAATCGGTTGAGTTATTTGACTTATATCAAGGTGAACAGGTTCCAGAAGGGTATAAGAGTTTAGCTTATTCATTAATTTATAGAAGGGCAGATAGAACATTAACTGATAAAGAAGTGAATGAAGTTCAAGCTAAAATAGAGGAAGAGTTATATAATAAACTAGGAGCAAAGATTAGAGAATAG
- a CDS encoding potassium channel family protein: MKQFMVVGLGRFGSSVATTLASKGYDVLVVDSDADKIQEISGLVTHAVQADATDEDALKTLGVNNFDIAIVSIGTNIHANILATLILKEQGVKYVVVKAQDSLHGKLLTKVGADKIVYPERDMGVRVANNLISANVLDYIELAPGYSIAEVVASEKLSGKTLAETDIRGKFGVNVIAIKNEHKVNVSPEATDVIESGDILVVMGHEDGLRLLKEY; this comes from the coding sequence ATGAAGCAATTTATGGTTGTAGGTTTAGGTAGATTTGGCTCAAGTGTAGCAACTACATTGGCTAGTAAAGGTTATGATGTCTTGGTTGTTGACTCAGATGCCGATAAGATTCAAGAGATTAGTGGCTTGGTAACCCATGCAGTACAGGCAGATGCTACTGATGAGGATGCCCTTAAGACTTTAGGGGTGAATAACTTTGATATTGCTATAGTTAGTATTGGAACAAATATTCATGCTAATATCTTGGCTACACTTATATTAAAGGAGCAAGGTGTTAAGTATGTTGTTGTAAAGGCTCAAGATAGTCTACATGGTAAGTTACTGACTAAAGTAGGTGCCGATAAGATAGTCTATCCAGAGCGTGATATGGGAGTGAGAGTAGCTAATAATTTAATTTCTGCTAATGTATTGGATTATATTGAGCTGGCTCCAGGTTATAGTATTGCAGAAGTAGTGGCTTCTGAGAAGTTATCAGGAAAGACTTTGGCTGAAACAGATATTAGAGGGAAATTTGGAGTAAATGTTATAGCTATTAAGAATGAGCATAAGGTTAATGTCTCACCAGAAGCAACTGATGTAATTGAGTCAGGTGATATCTTGGTAGTAATGGGGCATGAAGATGGCTTGAGGCTTTTAAAAGAATATTAG
- the pfkB gene encoding 1-phosphofructokinase: MITTLTINPAVDYTVKAPELKIGKVNRVEFVSKAAAGKGINVSKGVKNLGEETKALGCIGGESGQFIGGSLKELGITTDFTWIQDDTRINIKVIDDLGHETKINQLGPKIPKEVLEVIEEKVISTIDESEFIVLAGSLPSGCSEDFYQKLINKIKEENNNIKVFLDTSQAPLKLALEAKPNLVKPNLRELGEVYGKELSVEEAVEISKNLVEDGIEMVLVSLGAEGAVLTTKEGTLKATPPEVDVVSTVGAGDSVVAAMAVAYLNDYKIKDMFRFAIAMSIATILRPGAEMGTLEEVNQYLDEIKIDKLELLEC; this comes from the coding sequence TTGATTACAACTCTAACCATTAATCCTGCTGTTGATTATACTGTAAAAGCACCAGAATTGAAAATAGGCAAGGTTAATAGAGTAGAATTTGTGAGTAAAGCTGCGGCAGGTAAAGGGATTAATGTCTCTAAAGGAGTAAAAAACTTAGGAGAAGAGACTAAGGCTTTAGGCTGTATAGGTGGAGAGAGTGGGCAATTTATAGGTGGCAGTTTAAAAGAACTAGGAATAACCACTGATTTTACTTGGATACAGGATGATACTAGAATTAACATAAAAGTGATTGATGATTTAGGTCATGAGACCAAAATTAATCAATTAGGACCTAAGATACCTAAAGAAGTGCTAGAGGTTATAGAAGAGAAGGTTATATCTACTATAGATGAGAGTGAATTTATTGTATTGGCAGGAAGTTTGCCATCAGGTTGCTCCGAGGATTTTTATCAAAAATTAATTAATAAGATTAAAGAAGAGAATAATAATATCAAAGTCTTTTTAGATACCTCTCAAGCACCTTTGAAATTGGCTTTAGAAGCTAAACCTAACTTAGTTAAACCAAATCTTAGAGAGTTGGGGGAAGTCTATGGAAAAGAATTATCAGTAGAGGAAGCTGTTGAAATCAGTAAAAATTTAGTCGAAGATGGAATTGAGATGGTGCTAGTCTCTTTGGGAGCGGAAGGAGCGGTTTTGACAACTAAAGAAGGTACACTTAAAGCCACTCCTCCAGAGGTAGATGTGGTCAGTACAGTAGGAGCAGGTGATAGTGTAGTAGCTGCTATGGCAGTAGCTTATCTCAATGACTATAAGATAAAGGATATGTTTAGATTTGCAATAGCTATGAGTATAGCAACTATCTTGCGACCAGGAGCGGAGATGGGGACATTAGAAGAAGTAAATCAATATTTAGATGAAATAAAGATTGATAAATTAGAATTATTAGAGTGCTAA